From a region of the uncultured Desulfatiglans sp. genome:
- a CDS encoding conserved hypothetical protein (Evidence 4 : Unknown function but conserved in other organisms), translating into MNETIRCLHCGFIFERNPRIKTQRYCARKECQRARKRQWQREKLLSDPDYKANQRDCQKAWHNRHPGYYKAYRKRHPAKAQRNRLLQHCRNSRRSPGKRIAKMDALIPWIGGPPQAFYMLPVIAKMDALPEKVFLIPAR; encoded by the coding sequence ATGAACGAGACTATTCGATGCCTCCATTGCGGATTTATTTTCGAGCGCAATCCGCGCATCAAGACCCAACGCTACTGCGCCCGGAAGGAATGCCAGCGTGCCAGGAAGCGCCAGTGGCAGCGTGAAAAACTCCTCTCCGACCCGGATTACAAAGCCAACCAGCGCGACTGCCAGAAGGCGTGGCACAACCGCCACCCCGGTTACTACAAGGCCTACCGTAAACGCCATCCCGCCAAAGCTCAGCGTAACCGCCTGCTGCAGCACTGCCGCAACAGCCGTAGATCGCCAGGAAAGCGGATTGCAAAAATGGACGCGTTGATCCCTTGGATTGGCGGACCTCCGCAGGCCTTTTACATGCTCCCAGTGATTGCAAAAATGGACGCGTTACCAGAAAAAGTCTTTTTGATTCCAGCTCGTTAG
- a CDS encoding conserved exported hypothetical protein (Evidence 4 : Unknown function but conserved in other organisms): MIRIILLIFVSAWSVPAHALDGNEILAEVDDRLAPDSYEMYRKLVNVEPDGRQKEFILFTIKKGRDKMAALFISPASEKGRSTLRLGENMWLYVPNVGKPLRITSLQSVVGGVFNNSDIMQLDYTEEYTVTEVKEEAEEYLLHLKAKTRTVAYDQLRMWVDKEKLLPTRIECLTEAAMLIKTLYFKDIKDFGKGVVRPAVMETDSPLYKGYRSYMIYAKIEARDVPDEAFTLNFMSRLESLR; the protein is encoded by the coding sequence ATGATCCGGATCATTTTGCTCATTTTTGTTTCAGCATGGAGTGTCCCGGCGCATGCCCTGGATGGAAACGAGATCCTGGCTGAGGTGGACGATCGCCTGGCCCCCGATTCCTATGAGATGTACCGTAAGCTCGTCAATGTCGAGCCGGATGGAAGGCAGAAAGAGTTCATCCTCTTCACGATCAAAAAGGGGAGGGACAAGATGGCGGCCCTTTTCATCTCCCCTGCCAGCGAAAAGGGCCGCTCTACCCTGAGATTGGGGGAGAACATGTGGCTCTATGTCCCCAATGTGGGAAAGCCCCTCCGCATCACGAGCCTTCAATCGGTCGTAGGCGGCGTGTTCAACAACTCGGATATCATGCAGCTCGATTATACGGAGGAGTACACCGTAACCGAAGTGAAGGAGGAGGCGGAGGAATACCTCCTTCACCTGAAGGCGAAGACGCGCACGGTAGCCTACGACCAGCTGCGGATGTGGGTCGACAAGGAGAAACTCCTCCCCACCCGGATCGAATGCCTCACCGAGGCCGCGATGCTGATCAAGACGCTGTACTTCAAAGACATCAAGGATTTCGGAAAGGGAGTCGTCCGGCCGGCCGTCATGGAGACGGACAGCCCGCTTTACAAGGGATACCGCTCCTACATGATCTACGCCAAGATCGAGGCGCGGGATGTCCCGGACGAAGCCTTTACGCTCAACTTCATGTCGAGACTCGAGAGCCTTCGATGA
- a CDS encoding conserved membrane hypothetical protein (Evidence 4 : Unknown function but conserved in other organisms) — MMNLWRIAGRNLLRYKRRTLLTLSLIVFGVLFVAVFEAVTGSFKGMMXGQITDSFLGHLQIHRKGYLAAIETLPLTMNLKPQAVRKVEAVLKENPEIEAWSPRIKFGGMFSNFLETTSIRINGVDPERESRTVPLFLSRIMEGENTLRKGEILVPELLAKGMKVKVGDAVVVIATNRDGSVNGKQLVVGGILESATGPGGRDGYLHMDDAIEILRMEEREISEIAVRLKDFGLLHKVHEQLSAQIGADKNQQGQPIFDVDTWEKLSPFYNIASMIDIMTLFIKLMLIAIVLISIMNVMIMAVYERVREIGTMSAIGTLPRKILAMFVLEGFSMGVVGAAVGSVLSAAAIYGIDLARISFDFSRQTGLILRPDIDFTSLLTISGIVVAVSILASLQPALKASRMDPIEALGHV, encoded by the coding sequence ATGATGAATCTGTGGCGGATCGCCGGCAGGAACCTCCTCCGGTATAAAAGAAGGACCCTCCTCACCTTGAGCCTGATCGTGTTCGGCGTCCTGTTCGTAGCCGTTTTCGAGGCGGTGACGGGGTCCTTCAAGGGCATGATGNTCGGCCAGATCACGGATTCCTTTCTCGGNCACCTGCAGATCCACCGGAAGGGCTACCTGGCGGCCATAGAAACCCTTCCTCTCACCATGAACCTGAAGCCACAGGCCGTCCGGAAGGTGGAAGCCGTGCTGAAGGAGAATCCGGAGATCGAGGCGTGGTCTCCGCGGATCAAATTCGGCGGCATGTTCAGCAATTTCCTGGAGACCACCAGTATCCGCATCAACGGCGTCGATCCGGAGCGGGAGTCCCGAACGGTGCCCCTTTTTCTGTCCCGGATCATGGAGGGGGAGAACACCCTGCGGAAAGGCGAAATCCTGGTCCCCGAACTCCTCGCAAAGGGCATGAAGGTGAAGGTCGGTGATGCCGTGGTGGTGATCGCTACGAACCGGGATGGATCGGTCAACGGGAAACAGCTGGTGGTGGGCGGCATTCTCGAAAGTGCGACCGGGCCCGGAGGACGCGATGGCTATCTCCACATGGACGATGCCATCGAGATCCTGAGGATGGAGGAGCGCGAGATCAGCGAAATCGCCGTCCGGCTCAAGGATTTCGGCCTGCTGCACAAGGTGCACGAACAGCTCTCCGCCCAGATCGGGGCCGACAAGAATCAGCAGGGGCAACCCATCTTCGATGTCGATACATGGGAGAAGCTCTCCCCCTTCTACAACATCGCGAGCATGATCGACATCATGACCCTTTTCATCAAGCTGATGCTGATCGCCATTGTCCTCATCAGCATCATGAATGTCATGATCATGGCGGTCTACGAGCGCGTCCGCGAGATCGGAACCATGTCCGCGATCGGCACGCTTCCCAGGAAGATCCTCGCCATGTTCGTCCTGGAGGGATTCTCCATGGGTGTCGTGGGCGCAGCCGTCGGCAGCGTCTTGAGCGCCGCAGCGATTTACGGGATCGATCTTGCGCGGATTTCCTTCGACTTCTCGAGGCAGACCGGCCTGATCCTCAGGCCGGACATCGACTTTACATCCCTATTGACCATCTCCGGGATCGTAGTCGCCGTGTCCATCCTCGCAAGCCTGCAGCCGGCCCTGAAGGCCTCTCGAATGGACCCGATCGAGGCCCTGGGGCATGTTTGA
- a CDS encoding hypothetical protein (Evidence 5 : Unknown function), which translates to MLLQGSIDRPLSGGGMQPAVGEGIAPVTGLALQVGEIDELAQGPEVMADIVDNNALFDLAFFLRLAGVAGPRGDTERTEELQKGFVEADEGSFPFEHGGEHIVGEDFSWDPVKETKGVQEAAVKGLLVLGVGELEIEQSAVA; encoded by the coding sequence TTGCTCCTGCAGGGCTCGATCGACAGGCCTCTGAGCGGTGGTGGCATGCAGCCGGCAGTTGGCGAGGGTATCGCGCCAGTGACCGGCCTGGCGCTGCAAGTCGGTGAGATCGACGAACTCGCGCAGGGGCCAGAAGTTATGGCGGATATAGTGGACAATAACGCCCTTTTCGACCTTGCCTTTTTCCTGAGGCTGGCGGGGGTTGCAGGCCCTCGGGGTGATACCGAAAGGACGGAGGAACTCCAGAAAGGCTTCGTTGAAGCGGATGAGGGATCCTTCCCGTTCGAGCACGGCGGTGAGCATATTGTCGGTGAGGATTTCTCTTGGGACCCCGTTAAAGAAACGAAAGGCGTTCAAGAGGCAGCGGTGAAGGGTCTCTTGGTTCTGGGAGTGGGTGAACTCGAGATAGAGCAGTCGGCTGTAGCTTAA
- a CDS encoding Toxin-antitoxin system, toxin component, PIN family has product MKRLFVDTAGWMAMADRQDPLHVSSLQARDRWLEEGGILVMSNYVVDETLTLIRMRLGISAAERWYDLATQSPRCKTEWITHERQEKAVKWFFKWRDQSFSLTDCTSFVVMKELGIEKALTADHHFRAAGFAMLPSS; this is encoded by the coding sequence ATGAAACGCCTTTTCGTCGATACGGCGGGCTGGATGGCCATGGCGGATCGTCAAGACCCGCTCCACGTTTCATCCCTCCAAGCCCGCGACCGATGGCTGGAGGAAGGCGGCATTTTGGTCATGTCCAATTATGTGGTAGATGAGACGCTCACACTCATTCGAATGCGGCTGGGCATCAGCGCTGCCGAGCGTTGGTATGACCTTGCAACCCAAAGCCCCAGATGCAAGACTGAATGGATCACCCATGAACGGCAGGAAAAGGCCGTGAAATGGTTTTTCAAGTGGCGGGATCAATCCTTTTCGCTGACCGATTGCACCAGTTTTGTGGTCATGAAGGAACTGGGTATAGAAAAGGCTCTGACCGCAGACCATCACTTCAGAGCCGCCGGATTCGCAATGTTGCCATCCTCGTGA
- a CDS encoding conserved exported hypothetical protein (Evidence 4 : Unknown function but conserved in other organisms): MMKRKAGLLTALVLALLFCHESGAEEAPAFDLSEIEREVEKKPYAIHGFLQAQPTLSGLDRDSSLYRLRFFREDPGATAEESDVGARLEGTLHYGNLSAFARVDSFLAHDYNGWDGDMTLMEGYLSFKPAPRMTLEAGKRVTKWGKGYAWNPVAFVDRPKNPEDPEEALEGYTVLAGDFIRSLAGPLQTLAFTPVLLPVYEDLNDDFGKAGHVNLAAKLYALLWDTDLDLLFFTGASRTTRWGFDFSKNLLPQFEIHGEAAWVKDFPKKSFPQAGQAVSTETDVWNYLLGIRYLTQSELTVIFEYYHNGEGVDPDDLDNLYASIDDAYDAYQQTGDPALFGPVKQLVGGGFTWRNPLEDYLYLRLIQKEPFDILYLNPACTIIAALNDGSFNLIPELSYSPVTNLELRLRSVLPVGGNKTEYGEKQSDWRVEFRLRYFF, from the coding sequence ATGATGAAGCGGAAGGCCGGTCTCCTGACGGCGCTGGTGCTCGCCCTTCTGTTCTGCCACGAGTCCGGGGCGGAGGAAGCCCCTGCCTTCGATCTTTCCGAGATCGAAAGGGAGGTCGAAAAAAAGCCCTATGCGATTCACGGGTTCCTTCAGGCCCAACCCACCCTGTCCGGCCTCGACAGGGATTCATCCCTCTACAGGCTTCGGTTTTTCAGGGAAGACCCGGGGGCGACGGCGGAGGAGTCGGACGTGGGCGCCCGGCTGGAGGGTACGCTGCACTACGGGAACCTGAGCGCCTTTGCCCGCGTGGACAGCTTTCTCGCCCATGATTACAACGGTTGGGACGGGGATATGACCCTGATGGAGGGCTACCTTTCGTTCAAGCCGGCCCCCCGGATGACCCTGGAGGCAGGCAAGCGGGTGACGAAATGGGGCAAGGGATATGCCTGGAACCCGGTCGCCTTCGTAGATCGCCCCAAGAATCCCGAAGACCCCGAAGAAGCGCTGGAAGGGTACACTGTTCTGGCCGGTGACTTTATCCGAAGCCTCGCCGGACCGCTCCAAACCCTGGCCTTCACACCGGTGCTGCTTCCAGTGTACGAAGACCTGAACGACGACTTCGGCAAGGCCGGCCATGTGAACCTGGCAGCCAAACTCTACGCGCTCCTCTGGGACACGGATCTGGACCTCCTCTTTTTCACGGGCGCCAGCCGCACCACCCGGTGGGGCTTCGACTTCTCCAAGAATCTCCTGCCCCAATTCGAGATCCATGGAGAAGCGGCCTGGGTGAAGGATTTTCCTAAGAAGAGCTTTCCGCAGGCCGGCCAGGCCGTGAGCACAGAAACCGACGTCTGGAATTATCTTCTTGGAATCCGGTATCTCACGCAATCAGAGCTGACCGTGATCTTTGAATACTATCACAACGGCGAGGGGGTGGATCCGGACGACCTCGATAACCTCTACGCCTCGATCGACGACGCCTACGACGCCTATCAGCAGACGGGAGACCCCGCCCTCTTTGGCCCCGTCAAACAGCTGGTCGGAGGGGGCTTCACCTGGCGCAACCCGCTCGAGGACTACCTCTATCTCCGGCTGATCCAGAAAGAACCTTTCGACATCCTCTACCTCAATCCAGCCTGCACCATCATAGCAGCCCTCAACGATGGGAGCTTCAATCTCATCCCCGAGCTCAGCTACAGCCCCGTCACCAACCTCGAACTGCGGCTCCGGAGCGTTCTCCCGGTCGGCGGGAACAAAACCGAATACGGTGAGAAGCAGAGCGACTGGCGGGTGGAATTCCGGCTGCGGTATTTTTTCTGA
- a CDS encoding Pyruvate phosphate dikinase PEP/pyruvate-binding protein — protein sequence MHKNGIRVPPAVCITVEAYRRYVAATGLADQIILDLYRKPFEEMRWEEIWDTALRIRNAFLKAPVPAELRTALLGEFESRFSTRPVSVRSSAPGEDSSKTSFAGLHESFVNIRGADAILAHVRLVWASLWSDRALLYRQEIGLDVRKSAMGVLVQEMIAGERSGIIFGRSPTDPDVSVIEAVYGLNAGLVDGTIEPDRWNLDRKTGRILAHVPVRREKAMRPAGDGVRIGPLPASLQKEPPLVAAELSEVYALCMRSEAVFQAPQDMEWTYRGKELHALQSRPITTALQAEPNDQRPWYLSLHQSFENLKVLRTKIEDELIPMMEQEARELAAMEFGALSNEDLADEIDRRHRIHLHWLDIYKRDCIPFAHGMRLFGQVYNDRMQPEDPFEFLKLLSGTGMVSTERNRMLEELADMIRHDRRLSACLETEPVEHCDQAFSEKFDALISQFGDVAWGENRFIQDAKDLVALLLEMGKPSSETKAQEGKRIESLEEDFLSVFEEEQRSMALEILDIGRASYRLRDDDNIYLGKIEGQLLAAVGEGRSRLAKQPEAGVEGLARDQVPDALRGKETIESRSKPTFEADREKRDSLAARQIVGQPAGPGIATGKARVVSSRSDLFSFKRGEILVCDAIDPGMTFVIPLASALVERRGGMLIHGAIIAREYGLPCVTGVPDATRWIRTGDVLTVDGYLGMVIIGGEGR from the coding sequence ATGCACAAGAACGGCATCCGGGTGCCCCCGGCCGTCTGCATCACCGTGGAGGCGTACCGCCGCTATGTCGCGGCGACGGGGCTGGCGGACCAGATCATTCTGGATCTCTATCGCAAGCCGTTCGAGGAGATGCGCTGGGAGGAGATCTGGGACACCGCCCTTCGCATTCGAAACGCCTTTCTGAAGGCCCCTGTTCCGGCAGAGCTTCGAACGGCCCTGCTCGGGGAGTTCGAATCGCGGTTTTCGACAAGGCCTGTCTCCGTCCGGTCATCCGCGCCCGGCGAGGATTCGTCGAAGACCTCCTTCGCCGGCCTGCACGAGTCCTTTGTCAACATCCGGGGGGCCGATGCGATCCTGGCGCATGTGCGGTTGGTCTGGGCATCGTTGTGGTCCGATCGTGCGCTGCTTTACCGGCAGGAGATTGGTCTGGACGTGAGGAAGAGCGCCATGGGCGTGCTGGTCCAGGAGATGATTGCGGGGGAGCGCTCGGGGATCATATTCGGGAGGAGTCCGACCGATCCCGATGTTTCCGTCATCGAAGCGGTGTACGGTCTGAATGCAGGCCTGGTGGACGGCACCATCGAGCCGGATCGGTGGAATCTGGATCGAAAAACCGGTCGGATCCTTGCTCATGTGCCTGTGCGGAGGGAGAAGGCCATGCGGCCTGCCGGGGATGGCGTCCGCATCGGGCCCTTGCCGGCGTCTTTGCAGAAGGAGCCCCCGCTCGTCGCGGCGGAGCTCTCCGAGGTCTATGCGCTTTGCATGCGCTCTGAAGCGGTCTTTCAGGCACCCCAGGATATGGAGTGGACCTACCGGGGCAAGGAGTTGCATGCGCTTCAATCGAGACCGATCACCACCGCTCTTCAGGCCGAACCCAATGACCAGCGGCCGTGGTATCTGAGCCTCCATCAAAGTTTCGAAAACCTGAAGGTGCTTCGCACCAAAATCGAGGACGAACTGATCCCGATGATGGAGCAGGAGGCCCGGGAACTCGCTGCCATGGAGTTCGGGGCGCTGTCGAACGAGGACCTTGCGGACGAAATCGACAGACGGCATCGGATTCACCTGCATTGGCTCGACATCTACAAGCGGGATTGCATCCCGTTCGCCCACGGTATGCGCCTCTTCGGTCAGGTGTATAACGACAGGATGCAGCCGGAGGACCCGTTCGAATTCTTGAAGCTCCTTTCCGGAACCGGCATGGTGAGCACTGAGAGAAACCGGATGCTCGAGGAACTGGCCGACATGATCCGACACGACAGGAGGCTTTCAGCCTGCCTCGAGACGGAGCCTGTCGAGCATTGTGATCAGGCGTTCAGCGAAAAATTCGACGCGCTGATCTCGCAGTTCGGAGATGTTGCATGGGGGGAGAACCGGTTCATCCAGGATGCGAAGGATCTGGTGGCGCTTCTACTGGAAATGGGGAAACCGTCTTCAGAAACCAAAGCGCAGGAGGGAAAGCGGATCGAATCGCTGGAGGAAGACTTCCTCTCCGTGTTCGAAGAGGAGCAGCGATCCATGGCCCTCGAGATCCTGGACATCGGCAGGGCCAGCTACCGTCTCAGGGACGACGACAATATCTATCTGGGCAAGATCGAGGGGCAGCTCCTGGCGGCGGTTGGAGAGGGGAGATCGCGGCTGGCAAAGCAGCCGGAGGCCGGTGTGGAGGGGCTCGCCAGAGATCAGGTGCCGGATGCACTGCGGGGGAAGGAGACGATCGAAAGCCGGAGCAAACCGACTTTCGAAGCGGATCGGGAAAAGAGGGATTCCCTCGCCGCGCGACAGATCGTGGGCCAGCCGGCAGGCCCCGGCATCGCAACCGGAAAGGCCCGCGTCGTCTCGAGCCGCTCCGATCTGTTTTCATTCAAGCGGGGCGAAATCCTGGTGTGCGACGCCATCGACCCGGGGATGACCTTTGTGATCCCGCTTGCCTCTGCCCTGGTGGAGCGGAGGGGAGGCATGCTCATTCACGGGGCCATCATCGCCCGGGAATACGGTCTGCCGTGCGTCACGGGGGTGCCCGATGCCACGCGGTGGATCCGGACCGGCGATGTCCTCACCGTGGACGGCTATCTGGGGATGGTGATCATCGGCGGTGAAGGGCGTTGA
- a CDS encoding hypothetical protein (Evidence 5 : Unknown function), which produces MRNWAEGWAESSGVLSIHTLMVYKNPIPSAVSRPLPMFGGAGGAVAVLYLVSPNRT; this is translated from the coding sequence ATGAGGAATTGGGCAGAAGGCTGGGCAGAGAGTAGTGGGGTTCTTTCCATTCATACGCTGATGGTGTATAAAAACCCCATTCCTTCAGCGGTCAGCAGGCCGCTTCCCATGTTCGGTGGGGCCGGGGGAGCGGTGGCCGTTTTGTATCTGGTTTCGCCGAACAGGACGTGA
- a CDS encoding hypothetical protein (Evidence 5 : Unknown function) → MDFSIIYRFFKTFSMSGPPFSGGHTSMGSIRKGSVLPHLGVLPYSPSIAFAEPDARFPNFSS, encoded by the coding sequence ATGGATTTCAGCATTATATATCGTTTTTTTAAAACTTTTTCCATGTCTGGGCCGCCTTTTTCTGGGGGGCACACCTCCATGGGATCCATCCGGAAAGGGTCTGTTTTGCCCCATCTCGGCGTGCTTCCCTACAGCCCTTCGATCGCCTTCGCCGAACCGGATGCGCGGTTCCCGAATTTTTCATCATGA
- a CDS encoding conserved hypothetical protein (Evidence 4 : Unknown function but conserved in other organisms), translated as MENTISAKELRASLPVIVQRVRKGEQFTVLYRSQPVFRIVPVDEEDRISCPLDKDPLYRSEALGESSDRFTAADHDNLLYGGCGR; from the coding sequence ATGGAAAATACCATCAGCGCAAAAGAGCTTCGAGCCAGCCTTCCCGTGATTGTCCAGAGAGTGCGGAAGGGAGAGCAGTTTACGGTCCTGTACAGAAGCCAGCCTGTTTTTCGCATCGTTCCGGTGGACGAGGAAGACCGCATCTCCTGCCCGCTTGATAAAGATCCTCTGTATCGATCAGAGGCCCTTGGGGAATCATCCGACAGGTTCACTGCCGCGGATCATGACAATCTGCTCTACGGCGGTTGTGGACGATGA
- a CDS encoding hypothetical protein (Evidence 5 : Unknown function) — translation MDEEHPTGPSQHRKIVVIDDRAAFSGGIDLTGNRWDTPNTACTIPGPPAQVDGPANPFTSPRCLWGGECGCRLVFTPLNEELGRRLGRE, via the coding sequence ATGGACGAGGAGCATCCCACCGGGCCTTCTCAACACCGGAAGATCGTGGTCATCGACGATCGAGCGGCCTTTTCCGGCGGTATTGATTTGACCGGAAACCGATGGGACACCCCGAACACCGCCTGCACGATTCCCGGGCCACCTGCCCAGGTGGACGGACCTGCAAACCCTTTTACGAGCCCCAGATGCCTATGGGGAGGCGAATGCGGCTGCCGCCTCGTTTTCACCCCTTTGAATGAGGAATTGGGCAGAAGGCTGGGCAGAGAGTAG
- a CDS encoding Pyridoxamine 5'-phosphate oxidase-related FMN-binding protein codes for MIALENHKADLVSFFKSQPLAVLATHNHGQPYGSLVAFAASQDLNHLVFSTTRSTRKFANLSADPRVAMVIDNRSNHPSDLRFARAVTAAGRAQEISKDAPEDFLAVYLDKHPHMEDFVSSPSCALVAIRVEVYYLVTRFQNVVEIHLT; via the coding sequence ATGATTGCATTAGAAAATCATAAAGCCGATCTTGTCTCCTTTTTCAAGTCGCAGCCGCTGGCCGTGCTGGCTACCCACAACCATGGACAGCCATACGGGAGCCTGGTTGCCTTTGCCGCCAGCCAGGATTTGAATCACCTCGTTTTTTCGACGACCCGGTCGACCCGAAAATTTGCGAACCTGTCCGCAGACCCGCGGGTGGCGATGGTCATCGACAACCGTTCCAACCATCCTTCCGATTTGCGATTCGCCAGGGCCGTCACGGCTGCAGGAAGGGCGCAGGAAATATCGAAGGATGCGCCTGAGGATTTTCTGGCGGTCTATCTGGACAAGCACCCCCACATGGAGGATTTTGTGTCTTCCCCGTCGTGTGCGCTGGTAGCCATCCGTGTCGAGGTTTATTATCTGGTAACCCGTTTTCAGAATGTGGTGGAGATCCATTTGACATGA
- a CDS encoding Uncharacterized ABC transporter ATP-binding protein TM_0352, which yields MELIAGENVSKVYRSGEVSVKALKGVTFSIEKGAFVSIVGPSGSGKTTLLNLIGCLDKPSGGRLLVAGTDVASLGRADSAVFRGSHIGFIFQSFNLIPVLTAYENVEYPLIMVQNVAARQRREQVQDLLEAVGMSDQQQKKPDQLSGGQKQRVAIARALVTRPELVLADEPTANLDHDTAMGIIRLMKSIREESQTTFVFSTHDLRIIDEAERIYRIEDGRLAGDRTQGGRT from the coding sequence GTGGAACTGATCGCAGGAGAAAACGTCAGCAAGGTCTACCGGAGTGGAGAGGTCTCGGTCAAGGCCTTGAAAGGGGTGACCTTTTCCATAGAAAAAGGGGCCTTCGTTTCGATCGTCGGGCCGTCGGGAAGCGGCAAGACAACCCTGCTGAATTTGATCGGGTGCCTGGACAAGCCCTCGGGGGGCCGGCTGCTCGTCGCCGGGACGGATGTGGCAAGCCTCGGCAGGGCGGATTCGGCCGTTTTCAGGGGCTCGCACATCGGCTTCATCTTTCAGAGCTTCAACCTCATCCCGGTGCTCACGGCCTATGAAAACGTGGAATATCCCCTGATCATGGTCCAGAATGTCGCTGCGCGGCAGCGGAGAGAGCAGGTGCAGGATCTGCTCGAGGCGGTGGGGATGAGCGATCAGCAGCAGAAAAAACCCGACCAGCTCTCCGGGGGGCAGAAGCAGAGGGTGGCCATCGCCAGGGCCCTCGTAACCCGCCCCGAACTGGTCCTGGCCGACGAACCCACGGCCAACCTGGACCATGACACGGCCATGGGCATCATCCGCCTCATGAAGAGCATCCGCGAGGAATCCCAGACCACTTTCGTCTTTTCGACCCACGATCTTCGCATCATCGACGAGGCCGAGCGCATTTATCGCATCGAGGACGGGCGCCTCGCGGGTGATCGTACCCAAGGAGGGCGGACATGA
- a CDS encoding conserved hypothetical protein (Evidence 4 : Unknown function but conserved in other organisms): MIEKRLLRPDRARKIAGSFAAIEHRFLREGFWAELSHHELILYLFLILVGDRHGLSYYSYDRICSLTSLLADEYILARDGLIHKDLIAFDGRLFQVLSLPCGSRTDRATVRQLIHQSLGEDHDHKTHRF, from the coding sequence ATGATCGAAAAACGGCTGCTTCGCCCCGACAGGGCAAGAAAGATCGCAGGGAGCTTTGCCGCCATCGAGCACCGGTTTTTGCGCGAGGGCTTCTGGGCTGAACTCAGCCACCACGAGTTGATCCTCTATCTCTTCCTGATCCTGGTCGGAGACCGCCACGGATTGTCCTATTACAGTTACGACCGGATCTGTTCCTTGACGAGCCTTCTGGCCGATGAATACATCCTCGCCCGGGACGGTTTGATCCACAAAGACTTGATCGCCTTTGACGGGAGGCTGTTTCAGGTTCTTTCCCTGCCTTGTGGGTCTCGGACCGACCGCGCCACCGTTCGCCAACTCATCCACCAAAGCCTCGGAGAAGACCATGATCACAAGACGCATCGTTTTTGA
- a CDS encoding conserved hypothetical protein (Evidence 4 : Unknown function but conserved in other organisms) — MITRRIVFEIXRLAQEDWTKSHIAEQLALNRQTVTKYLRNPTPERKKLQRPSKLDPFRDDIRVMLERNPRVLGTVIQQRLTAKGYRGGLTILRDFLRSIRPAPRRVFPRFETLPGEQCQIDWGHFGSLRYGDTERRL; from the coding sequence ATGATCACAAGACGCATCGTTTTTGAGATCCANCGCCTGGCACAGGAAGACTGGACGAAAAGCCATATCGCGGAGCAGTTGGCCCTGAACCGCCAAACCGTCACCAAATACCTTCGCAATCCAACCCCCGAACGGAAAAAACTCCAGCGACCCAGCAAACTAGACCCGTTCCGGGATGATATCCGGGTCATGCTCGAACGTAACCCCCGCGTCCTCGGCACCGTTATCCAACAGCGGCTTACCGCCAAGGGGTACCGGGGTGGGCTCACCATCCTCAGGGACTTCCTGCGATCGATCAGGCCCGCCCCGCGCCGGGTGTTCCCGCGCTTCGAAACCCTGCCGGGCGAGCAGTGCCAGATCGACTGGGGCCACTTCGGCAGCCTCCGCTACGGCGACACGGAGCGCAGGCTGTAA